A genome region from Leishmania mexicana MHOM/GT/2001/U1103 complete genome, chromosome 28 includes the following:
- a CDS encoding putative katanin, with amino-acid sequence MQASVASEIVKAVHKARNCALYCDYKTALQYYSSIRNEITLHTRSIDDVLCSRWMSLLGELESEAQIIRDTQAELHLFVDPNAAKRREPPDCDENRSSSSAEKVVVPRTGTKKKPRIGVSLASSGGSNISVQNAKLYGDKDRFGPIEGPQIPPATRQPARSAASSYAAVSPPFLSGSSPSTVPPRFSRTSSSSGVGVGRPVAAAASVGFRQGTGAATRGKVKGKSATTRFVGRPGEEELIQLIEADMHVGKLPVTWDDIAGLEEAKRLLEEAVVYPVLMPDYYQGIRRPWKGVLMYGPPGTGKTMLAKAVASECNTTFFNISPATLTSKWRGDSEKLIRVLFEMARHYAPSTIFIDEIDSLCGQRGGGNEHEASRRAKGTLLAQMDGVGADTDKIVMVLGATNHPWDIDEAMRRRLEKRIYIALPDAADRVELFKINTKSIKLGSDVDFVKLSQLLEGRHYSGADITNLVRDAAMMTMRRFMKEADKTTLKENAAEIGRQVAEQPINMSDFLAAMKKVPSSINADNIKKFEAWKKEFELNI; translated from the coding sequence ATGCAAGCATCTGTCGCGAGCGAGATTGTGAAGGCCGTCCATAAGGCCCGCAACTGCGCCCTCTACTGCGACTACAAAACCGCCCTTCAGTACTACAGCAGCATTCGAAATGAGATTACCTTGCACACCCGCAGCATCGACGACGTTCTCTGCAGCCGGTGGATGAGTCTGCTAGGGGAACTGGAGAGCGAGGCGCAGATCATCCGCGATACGCAGGCGGAACTGCACTTGTTCGTTGACCCTAATGCTGCAAAGCGGCGCGAACCGCCTGACTGCGACGAGAAtcgcagcagtagcagcgcCGAGAAAGTTGTCGTGCCGAGGACGGGGACCAAAAAAAAGCCACGAATAGGGGTCTCGCTCGCGAGCAGTGGCGGGTCCAACATCAGCGTACAGAATGCGAAACTCTACGGTGACAAAGACCGCTTCGGCCCGATAGAGGGCCCGCAGATCCCACCAGCTACGCGTCAGCCAGCGCGCAGCGCGGCCTCTTCCTACGCAGCGGTGTCGCCACCCTTCTTGAGCGGCAGCTCTCCGTCAACTGTGCCGCCTCGCTTCAGCCGTACCTCCTCGAGCAGCGGGGTCGGCGTTGGTCGACCcgtggctgcggcagccaGTGTTGGTTTCCGTCAAGGTACTGGGGCCGCTACAAGGGGAAAAGTGAAGGGCAAGAGTGCAACGACCCGCTTTGTCGGCCGGcctggggaggaggagcttaTTCAGCTCATCGAGGCCGACATGCACGTCGGCAAGCTGCCGGTCACGTGGGACGATATCGCGGGCCTtgaggaggcgaagcggctgCTGGAGGAAGCGGTGGTATACCCGGTGCTCATGCCCGATTACTACCAAGGCATCCGCCGACCGTGGAAAGGCGTGCTCATGTACGGTCCGCCGGGCACCGGCAAGACGATGCTTGCCAAGGCGGTCGCTTCAGAGTGCAACACCACATTCTTCAATATATCCCCCGCGACGCTCACGAGCAAGTGGCGTGGCGACAGCGAGAAGCTTATCCGCGTGCTTTTCGAGATGGCGCGCCACTACGCCCCGAGCACGATCTTCATCGACGAGATCGACTCCCTGTgcgggcagcgaggcggcggcaacgagCACGAGGCCTCGCGACGAGCAAAGGgcacgctgctggcgcagatGGACGGTGTCGGGGCGGACACCGACAAGATCGTCATGGTGCTCGGCGCGACGAATCACCCATGGGACATCGATGAAGCGATGCGTCGCCGCCTGGAAAAGCGCATCTACATAGCCCTGCCCGATGCGGCGGATCGCGTGGAGCTGTTTAAAATCAACACAAAGTCAATCAAGCTGGGAAGCGATGTGGACTTTGTGAAGCTGTCCCAATTGCTGGAGGGTCGCCACtacagcggcgccgacatCACGAACCTGGTGCGAGATGCGGCTATGATGACTATGCGGCGCTTCATGAAGGAGGCGGACAAGACAACGTTGAAGGAGAACGCGGCGGAGATTGGCcggcaggtggcggagcagccCATCAACATGAGTGACTTTCTGGCCGCTATGAAGAAGGTCCCGAGCAGCATCAACGCCGACAACATCAAGAAGTTCGAAGCATGGAAAAAGGAGTTTGAACTGAACATTTAG